A single window of Archangium gephyra DNA harbors:
- a CDS encoding TetR/AcrR family transcriptional regulator encodes MVSNTAKRVMPQRARKEEDKEARRRQLLDAALELYRATSYDEVKMADVAERVKLAKGTVFLYFPTKEALFLALLEEQLFAWFARLEEALGRSEGRWTGARVARTVAETLEGEEPLTRLLARLQTVLEQNVTVEQVRTFKERLLEAVVRAGTLVEKRLPFLKAGEGVRFFLHVHALVVGLRQMADLAPVVREVHAAAPHLEPLRVDFTRELTDALTTSLRGLEAR; translated from the coding sequence ATGGTCAGCAACACGGCGAAGCGGGTGATGCCGCAGCGGGCGAGGAAGGAAGAGGACAAGGAGGCGCGGCGGCGGCAGCTGCTGGACGCGGCGCTGGAGCTGTACCGGGCCACCTCGTACGACGAGGTGAAGATGGCGGACGTGGCGGAGCGGGTGAAGCTGGCCAAGGGGACGGTGTTCCTCTACTTCCCGACGAAGGAGGCGCTCTTCCTGGCGCTGCTGGAGGAGCAGCTCTTCGCGTGGTTCGCGCGGCTGGAGGAGGCGCTGGGGCGGAGCGAGGGCCGGTGGACGGGGGCGCGGGTGGCGCGCACGGTGGCGGAGACGCTGGAGGGAGAGGAGCCGCTCACCCGGCTGCTGGCGCGGCTGCAGACGGTGCTGGAGCAGAACGTGACGGTGGAGCAGGTGCGCACCTTCAAGGAGCGGCTGCTGGAGGCGGTGGTGCGGGCGGGGACGCTGGTGGAGAAGCGGCTGCCCTTCCTGAAGGCGGGCGAGGGCGTGCGCTTCTTCCTGCACGTGCACGCGCTGGTGGTGGGGCTGCGGCAGATGGCGGACCTGGCCCCGGTGGTGCGCGAGGTGCACGCGGCCGCCCCGCACCTGGAGCCGCTCCGGGTGGACTTCACGCGCGAGCTGACGGACGCGCTCACGACTTCACTGCGCGGGCTGGAAGCCCGCTGA
- a CDS encoding phospholipase D-like domain-containing protein, producing MRPIQAELLDGGALYREVVLSKLAHARESVWIATANVKAMYVEQAGRYVPLLQVLDGLAARGVALRLLHAELPSRPFRAEFDKRSRLVRGGLELKVCPRVHFKTVLVDGAWAYLGSANLTGAGLGAKGGDVRNFEMGFVTEDFDVIDRVTALYESVWSGAECRGCRLRAVCPDPILPAGTRPEKEAAPGGIRLGKARRLVRGRPGR from the coding sequence ATGCGTCCCATCCAGGCGGAGTTGCTCGACGGCGGCGCGCTGTACCGGGAAGTGGTGCTGAGCAAGCTGGCGCACGCGCGCGAGTCGGTGTGGATCGCGACGGCGAACGTGAAGGCCATGTACGTGGAGCAGGCGGGGCGGTACGTGCCGCTCTTGCAGGTGCTGGACGGGCTGGCGGCGCGCGGGGTGGCGCTGCGGCTGTTGCACGCGGAGCTGCCCAGCCGGCCCTTCCGGGCGGAGTTCGACAAGCGCTCGCGGCTGGTGCGGGGCGGGTTGGAGCTCAAGGTGTGCCCGCGGGTGCACTTCAAGACGGTGCTGGTGGACGGGGCGTGGGCCTACCTGGGCAGCGCCAACCTCACCGGGGCGGGGCTGGGGGCCAAGGGCGGGGATGTGCGCAACTTCGAGATGGGCTTCGTCACCGAGGACTTCGACGTCATCGACCGGGTGACGGCCCTCTACGAGTCGGTGTGGAGCGGGGCGGAGTGCCGGGGCTGCCGGCTGCGCGCGGTGTGTCCGGACCCCATCCTCCCCGCGGGCACCCGCCCGGAGAAGGAGGCGGCCCCGGGCGGCATCCGCCTGGGCAAGGCACGGCGCCTGGTGCGCGGCCGGCCGGGGCGTTAG